A genome region from Corvus hawaiiensis isolate bCorHaw1 chromosome 4, bCorHaw1.pri.cur, whole genome shotgun sequence includes the following:
- the LOC125325279 gene encoding uncharacterized protein LOC125325279 isoform X1, producing the protein MCPGEGRAPGQGTGEGQEVPRVCPGAGQVLFQTDTFFRVPRGRLKLRRTQDGRGELIFYERPDAAGPKLSSFTITPTADPEGLQAVLAQSLGVLGTVTKERLLLLLGQTRLHLDRVQGLGDFLELEVVLRPEQSVQDGQRLARELLRELGIAERDLISGAYLDLLLAQGQPGTAGHGDSPQCHPRPGKASGAEGRGGVGGCARTPCAHPMNTLCPPHEHLCPYGHPEPTP; encoded by the exons ATGTGTCCCGGTGAGGGGCGGGCCCCGGGGCAGGGCACGggtgaggggcaggag GTGCCccgggtgtgcccaggtgccggGCAGGTGCTGTTCCAGACCGACACGTTCTTCCGAGTGCCGCGGGGGCGGCTCAAGCTGCGCCGGACACAG GACGGCCGGGGGGAGCTGATTTTCTACGAGCGCCCCGACGCCGCCGGCCCCAAACTCTCCAGTTTCACCATCACCCCCACGGCCGACCCCGAGGGGCTGCAg gCGGTGCTGGCACAGTCTCTGGGCGTGCTGGGCACGGTGACCAAGGAgcggctcctgctgctgctgggccagaCCCGGTTGCACCTGGACCGAGTGCAGGGCCTCGGGGACTTCCTGGAGCTGGAG GTGGTGCTGCGGCCGGAGCAGAGCGTGCAGGACGGGCAGCGCCTGGCGCGGGAGCTGCTGCGGGAGCTGGGCATCGCGGAGCGGGATCTCATCTCCGGGGCCTAcctggacctgctgctggcacagggacagccgggcacggcggggcacggggacagcccccagtgccacccccggCCGGGCAAGGCCAGCGGGGCTGAGGGCagggggggtgtggggggatgTGCCAGGACACCCTGTGCCCACCCCATGAACACCCTGTGCCCACCCCATGAACACCTGTGCCCCTATGGACACCCTGAGCCCACCCCATAA
- the LOC125325279 gene encoding uncharacterized protein LOC125325279 isoform X2 — MCPGEGRAPGQGTGEGQEVPGVCPGAGQGTGEGQEVPRVCPGAGQVLFQTDTFFRVPRGRLKLRRTQDGRGELIFYERPDAAGPKLSSFTITPTADPEGLQAVLAQSLGVLGTVTKERLLLLLGQTRLHLDRVQGLGDFLELEVVLRPEQSVQDGQRLARELLRELGIAERDLISGAYLDLLLAQGQPGTAGHGDSPQCHPRPGKASGAEGRGGVGGCARTPCAHPMNTLCPPHEHLCPYGHPEPTP, encoded by the exons ATGTGTCCCGGTGAGGGGCGGGCCCCGGGGCAGGGCACGggtgaggggcaggaggtgcccggggtgtgcccaggtgccggGCAGGGCACGGGTGAGGGCCAGGAGGTGCCccgggtgtgcccaggtgccggGCAGGTGCTGTTCCAGACCGACACGTTCTTCCGAGTGCCGCGGGGGCGGCTCAAGCTGCGCCGGACACAG GACGGCCGGGGGGAGCTGATTTTCTACGAGCGCCCCGACGCCGCCGGCCCCAAACTCTCCAGTTTCACCATCACCCCCACGGCCGACCCCGAGGGGCTGCAg gCGGTGCTGGCACAGTCTCTGGGCGTGCTGGGCACGGTGACCAAGGAgcggctcctgctgctgctgggccagaCCCGGTTGCACCTGGACCGAGTGCAGGGCCTCGGGGACTTCCTGGAGCTGGAG GTGGTGCTGCGGCCGGAGCAGAGCGTGCAGGACGGGCAGCGCCTGGCGCGGGAGCTGCTGCGGGAGCTGGGCATCGCGGAGCGGGATCTCATCTCCGGGGCCTAcctggacctgctgctggcacagggacagccgggcacggcggggcacggggacagcccccagtgccacccccggCCGGGCAAGGCCAGCGGGGCTGAGGGCagggggggtgtggggggatgTGCCAGGACACCCTGTGCCCACCCCATGAACACCCTGTGCCCACCCCATGAACACCTGTGCCCCTATGGACACCCTGAGCCCACCCCATAA
- the CHKB gene encoding LOW QUALITY PROTEIN: choline/ethanolamine kinase (The sequence of the model RefSeq protein was modified relative to this genomic sequence to represent the inferred CDS: deleted 1 base in 1 codon), translating to MAAVAAGGRGSGSGDGDGDVPAATRLQAYAWCREFLAGSWKLIGPEEFGIWPVSGGLSNLLYKCALPEHIPSVADEPRQVLLRVYGAILQGVDSLVLESVMFAILAERALGPRLFGVFPQGRLEQYIPSRRLRTEDLRDPSVSGEIAAKMSRFHGMVMPFNKEPKWLFGTMERYLEQISELTFPEQERLEKLEQLRGYNLEQEMRSLRDLLESTPSPVVFCHNDVQEGNILLLAGREGSSDRLMLIDFEYSSYNYRGFDLGNHFCEWAYSYGHDAWPFFRAQPEHYPSRQQQLHFIRHYLADALGGTAGDTGHGERARDGHQEEEEEEERRMLLEIERFALASHFFWGLWSIVQAKISTIPLRVPWTTPRAVSRAYFQHKARCS from the exons atggcggcggtggcggcggggggccggggcagcggcagcggggacggggacggggatgTCCCCGCCGCCACCCGCCTGCAGGCCTACGCCTGGTGCCGCGAGTTCCTGGCCGGCTCCTGGAAGCTCATCGGGCCGGAGGAGTTCGGCATCTGGCCGGTCAG cgGGGGGCTCAGTAACCTCCTGTACAAGTGCGCGCTGCCCGAGCACATCCCGAGCGTGGCGGACGAGCCCCGGCAGGTGCTGCTGCGCGTCTATGGGGCCATCCTACAG GGCGTGGACTCGCTGGTGCTGGAGAGCGTCATGTTCGCCATCCTGGCCGAGCGCGCGCTGGGGCCGCGCCTCTTCGGGGTGTTCCCGCAGGGCCGCCTGGAGCAGTACATCCCG agCCGGCGGCTGCGCACCGAGGACCTGCGGGACCCCAGCGTGTCCGGGGAGATCGCGGCCAAGATGTCGCGGTTCCACGGGATGGTGATGCCCTTCAACAAGGAGCCCAAGTGGCTTTTTGGGACCATGGAGCG GTACCTGGAGCAGATCTCGGAGCTGACATTCCCGGAGCAGGAGCggctggagaagctggagcagctccggggtTACAACCTGGAGCAGGAGATGAGGAGCCTCAG GGACCTTCTGGAGTCCACCCCGTCCCCGGTGGTTTTCTGCCACAACGACGTGCAGGAGG GGAACATCCTGCTCCTGGCGGGCCGCGAGGGCTCCTCGGACCGGCTCATGCTCATCGACTTCGAGTACAGCAGCTACAACTACAg GGGCTTTGACCTGGGCAACCATTTCTGCGAGTGGGCTTACAGCTACGGGCACGACGCGTGGCCCTTCTTCCGCGCCCAGCCCGAGCACTAC CCCAGCCGCCAGCAGCAG CTCCATTTCATCCGCCATTACCTGGCCGACGCGCTCGGGGGCACCGCGGGGGACACCGGGCACGGGGAGAGGGCACGGGACGGgcaccaggaggaggaggaggaggaggagaggaggatgcTGCTGGAGATCGAGCG CTTCGCCCTGGCCTCCCACTTCTTCTGGGGCCTGTGGTCCATCGTGCAGGCCAAGATCTCCACCATCCCCCTTCGGGTACCCTG gacTACGCCCAGAGCCGTTTCCAGGGCCTATTTCCAGCACAAGGCCCGCTGCTCCTGa